The genomic stretch tgattcagttttatatatatgactatatatgtaacttttcagattatttccattataggttattacaagatattgaatataagtccctgtgctatacagtaggttcttgttgtttatctagtttACATAGAGTAGTATATATCTGTCAAATATTTTCATGTgaattttttacatctttatttctcTCCTCATAATGTTCATGTTTTCCTCAATCTTCTTGAGCTTATGGAGTGTATTTATAATAGTCGTTTCATCATTCTTGTCTGCTAGTTCCATAATCTTtgtcatttctgggtctgttGATTGATTTTATCCTGGTTGTGGTTCAtactttcctgcttttttttttttttttttaatgcctggaAAATTATTTGGATTCTTTGCACTGTGGATTTTATACTTTTggttactggattttttttttcctttaaagagtaTTGGTTTTTGTTCTGGTATGCAGTAAGTTAGTTGGAATCAGATGAATCCTTTCAAGACTGACATTTAATCTTTTTAGGATGGGTATGGGACATCCTTTAATCTAGGGCTAATTTAGCCCCACCATGCTGCAGATTTTACAAGGTCTTTCCACTCAGGCGGTGGGGACACAAGATATTCCCAGCCCTGTGTGATCACTGGGAATTGTTTTGCCTACTTCTTTTTGGTGGTTCTTTCCTAGGCCTTTGGTAGTTTCCTCTTACACTTGCACAGATAATACCTAAAGACTAGAGGAGTGCTCTGCAGAGCTCTGTAGTATgccccctctgtgtgtgtgtttctctctgtgtgtctgtgtatagcCCCCTCTTCTTTGATTCTGGGACCCACAGATTCTAGCTGACTTGACCTCCTTGAACTCCTTGAACCTCAATTTCGACATCCTCCATTCAGTAAGATCACCAGGCTTTGTTTGGATTCCTCTTCCTGCACTACAGCCCAGAAACTGCTTCTAGTCCGTAAACTGGTACAACTAGAGGGCTCAtcttgtttgtttcccttctctccaggaTCATGTTTGAAAATCATTGTTTCATATACATTTGGTCCAATTATCTTGTTGTTTAAAGCAGGAAAATCAATATGGCTCCTGTCACTCCATCTCAGCCTGAAGAAGaaatcccatttcttttttttaatttttacattttttcttttttttctcttctatttctcttaaaatattatcCGTTGAGATTATTTGCTTTTGTATCCCTTTCAGGTTAGacttttttctgaaaagaattttctttaattCCTAATTATATCTGTCACTGCACTTCTGAAATTTTTAATGCTAGTGGATTTTATGTTATCTTATTTACTACATACAACTCTCTAAAATAGGTGCTATtatgtcttttgttttcaaaagagaaaaatgaagctctGTGAAgggaagtaacttgctcaagatctcCCAGTTTACATGTGGTGGAGCCAGCTTTCAAATCCAGACTTTGGAGGTTTCAATAGGTGGGACAGTTCCTGGCGCAATCCTCACTATCAAATTAAAACTTCCATACCAATATTGTCTTAGAatagcttttaagttttaaagaAACTTAAAGACTGTGATGGGTCAAATTTTTTACCAAGCTTCATTTCAGGCAGTTGAGAAATACCCCATAGCCATCTTAGTGTCTCCATAATCCATCTGACTGAAGTTAAACCCCAGATTTCTCTCAGTTTATTTTTTCAGGATCTGGTGCTTGTGATGGCAGTTTGCTCAAGGTTCCAGAGAAGttgtaaaagataattttttaagtaaactaaTGATTCTCatacagatataaaaatgaacacatgttAAAGATTTCATTTAACTCATAATGAGAGAACAAGGCAGATTTTGTAACTGGTTTAAAGCATAAAggcatacacacactactatatatgatagataaccaacaaggacctactgtatagcccagggaactctactcagtattctatgataacctatatgagaaaagaatctgcaaaagaatgaatatatgtgtaggtataactgaatcactttactgtacacacaacattgtaactcaactatactctaataaaatattttttagaaaaattttaaaaagcacaaaggtATTAATGGAGTAAGGGAATCTTGAAATgaatttacaagacagaaactggttctttttccccccatggggcaggggaagggaaggagtgaATTGAACCCCTGTGGAACAGAATTTACTTGAACATataggaaataattatttttgcattACTATCATTAATCAAGAGCTCAGAGAGATGTAAAACTCCCACATAATCAGAATCAGATAACTCTGAAGTCTGTGATCTGTCTAGACCAGGGACTTCTGACACTATTGGCAACTATTGACGTTTTGGCACTGTTGGCATTTTGGGCTAGACAGTTCTTTATTGTGGCTGTCCTGTGCGTTGTAAGATATTTAGCAGAATCTTTGGCCTCACTAATTGCCAGTAGCACCCCACACcagttgtgacaactaaaaaCGTCTCCAGACATTTCATTGACAAACATCCCTTGGGGAGCAAAATTTCCCTATTTGAGCCAAGTTTTCCTCTAAAACACGAATTTTCCCCAGTCTTCCCCATACTGGTCAAAAAATAATCTCAAAGAAAACTTATTCCTAATCACAAAATAAACTTGGTCTAAACCTacaacagaaagaaggaaataataaataaaaaattaatgaaataaagaatagtCACAGTACCAAACTGCCTAAAGAAAGTAGTTTCACTGACACAAATAGAGGTTACAGACTTTATTCAGCTGATGGACATCAGGGAGCAGCTGAAGACCCAAGTCAGGGCAGGCTTGGAGTTTTTATAGAACAAAGAGAAGAGAGGGGTGCATGTTCTTGTTTGAGTCAAGTAGCAGATTTCATCTTTAACTGCTGCAAAACTTGTGTTTGGAATAATTAGAAACTGTTCCAGATTTTTGTGCCTCTTGGTTGAGGCCATTGGTGCAATCCCATCCCCAAAGCTGTCAGAGCAGTTCTTTTGAGAGCTGTTTTTGCAAGTCTTGAGTTTGTCAGTTAGTCAGGATTCTGGGGCAGGAAAGGTATCAAAAACAATATGAATggttgttgccaggggctaggaggaggggagaatggggagtaaTTGCTTAATGggaatagagtttcagttttacaagatgaaaagagttatgggaatgggtggtggtgatggttgcacaacaatatgaacgTATTTAATACCatggaactgtacactttaagatagttaacataaattttatgtcatgtgtattttaccgcaatttaaaaaaacataagtaCAGCCACCTTCTTGATGATAGGCCTTggcaaagacaaaacaaaacaaaaataaggatatgaagaaattgaTGGAATTTAAGCcaaatatatagatatgtatagtgtgtgtgtgtgtatatctatatatatacacaatgaaatattactaagccataaaaaagaatgaaataattccatttgcagcaacatggatggacctggagattatcatactaagtgaagccatatagggaaagacaaatatcatataatatcacttatacgtggaatctaaaatatgatacaaatgaacttatttacaaaacagaaacagactcacagacttccaaaacaaacttatggttaccaaaggggaaaagggagttgaggagagataaattaggaggttgggaatAACATATATActctactctatataaaataggtaaccaacaaggacctactgtatagcacagggaactatactcaatattttgtaataacctataagggaaaagaatctgaaaagaatatatattatagcactgtgctgtacacctgaaactaacacaatattgtaaatcaactatacttcaatttttttaatttaaaaaaacaatacagggcttccctggtggcgcagtggttgagaatctgcctgctaatgcaggggacacgggttcgagccctggtctgggaagatcccacatgccgcggagcagctgggcccgtgagccacaattgctgagcctgcgcgtctggagcctgtgccccgcgacgggaggggccgcgatagagaaaggcccgcgcaccgcgatgaagagcggtccccgcaccgcgatgaagagtggcccccgcttgccgcaactggagaaagccctcgcacgaaccgaagacccaacacagccaaaaataataaataaataaataaataaataaataagaaaatcctttaaaaaaaaaacaatacagatgaatgctgaaaatattatgctaagtaaaaagaagccaggcacaaaatgCTGcacattatatgattccattggCATAAAATATCTAATTAGGCAAGTCTGTAGCGAGGAGGGCATATTGGTGGTTGCTCAGGGataaggagaggagaaatgaaaatGCTTAATGGGTGCagggtttctgtttgggatgattaaaaagttctggaactagacggtgatgatggttgcacaacattgtgagtgTAATTAATGCCCCTggactgtacactttaaaatacttaaactGATAAActttatgttatttgtattttaccacaatttttcgaaagggagaagaagggaaaaaaagagaggaccaGGGTCAAAGTCAAAGGAAACTGAGCACCCTCTATCACATCTGTTTTAATCCTTTTACAGACAATTCAAATCCAGAATCTACCTCTTCTTAGGACTGACACtgtctctgttcttctttcttttcaggtAGCACCCTAAGATGCTGGAATCTTCATGGCAAATGCCgccagaaatgtttcaagaaggaaAGGGTCTATGTTTACtgcacaaataataaaatgtgctGTGTGAAGCCCAAGTACCAGCCAAAAAGCCTTCCATGGAAAGTTTAAGTTCTTTGAAACCTAAAGTCATCAGAAGGCAGGTGAAGCTATGCTGAGTCTGACCACAGTGGATTCTCAAACTCTGTCAATAAACACTTCTGGCTGACCCCTGTGTTTGCCTGTTAGTCTATCCAGAGGTTCTCAGGAAGTCCTCTTACAGATGGTCCAttaagtcaaaactattttcattataataataAGACATTATTTGCCCTTTTATCTCACTTTCTCACAAGTGTGAAATTTTCTGGAATCTACACGACACACAATAATATCATTCTGGCAGCTAATGAAAGGTGTGCTTATGGATCCTTAcgtttttagaattttttaagatAGACCCTTAAGGTataaatgtgttcattttcaGAGATTAACTCAGGTTGTTCTCAGTAATTCTATGGTACTCTTATTAGCTATCTTTGCTATATTATTAATCTCTGGAACCTCGTTATCATCTAATAAATCACTGCTTTGAAATTCCAAAATTTTCCTTTTACCTATGTGgaaacacaacaaaaaataaaaacattttgttgtCTACAGGATCTGGGAGTCCCAGGGCTGGGGTCCTAGGGTTAGTGCCCACTGACTGGTGAGTAGAGCAGGatcccagggtctctggctgcagggctctTGGGGTCCCAGGGTTAGTGCTAGTGCACTGGTGTGCAGGGTTGGCTCCAGGgccctctggtggacagagcCATGTCCcaaggcagctgtgggctcagggagTCTTAGGGCAGTTAGGCCTGCTGGGGTGGGGCTCTGTCCCTGCCCAGCTAGTTGCGTGAcctgaggtgtcccagtactAGTGCCAAAAGGCTAGTGGGTGGAACCAGGTCTCCCAGAACTAATGAGCTAGAAAGAGGATTCCAAACTGacacttgccagcaccagtgtccacatgCTAGGATTAACTCAcaaaaatggctgccaccagtgtctgtgtcccaggGTGAGGTCCAGGAGGCTCTctaagatcagcaggtgggtctgacccaggctcctttcaaattactgcttctgccacAGCTTccagagtgtgtgagattttgtgtgtacaCTTTAAGACTGGAGTGTCTATTTCCCACAGTGCTCTGGCTGTCCCgaaagtaagccccactggccttcaaagccaaacattctgggggCTCATGTTCCTGATGCAGAACTGCTGGGCTGGGGAACCTGATGTGAGACTCAGatcccttgctccttggggagaaccttgCAATTGTAATTACCCTCCTATTTGTGGATCGCCCAGCCCGGGGGATATGGGTCTTGACTCTACCATGACTCCACACCTCCTACccgtctcattgtggttccttctttatatctttagttgtagaagcaACAGACAACCTTTaaataactattataaatatgtcaAGGAAATTAGAGGAAAAGATTGACTGAAAGGATAATTTAAACCAATACACAGAAAAATAGTGTATCAGTTTTCTATCAGTGCATTACAAAGCACTCTAAAACtcagtggattaaaaaaacaactattCATTATTTCTCAGAATTATGTGTGTTAATTAAGTGGTTCTTCTGAGATTCTCATCTGGGGTCACTGATGTAACTACATCTCTCTCCATATGGCCTCCCCATTTCAAGGAAGTTAACCTTGGCTTCTAACATGATGGCTAGGTCTAAGAGGGTAAGCCCCAATATGCATCATTTATCAAACTTCTGTTATTATGTTTTCTTAAGTCCTATTGGCCAAAGTAAGTCATGTAACCCAGGGTCAATACGGAAAAAAACTGTACAGGGACATGAATACTGCAGGCATGATTCACTGGGGATCATTGGTGTATCAGTCTATCACAAATGGAATCTCTAAGAATAAACTGGGCATtctaaactgaaaaatacaaaatctaaaaTTAAGGATATATTGGTTATGCTTAACAGCAGACTGAGCATagtagaagaaagaatcagtaagTCAAAGACAGATCAATAGGAAATACAGtcaaagcacagagagaaaaaagaaatgcagactaGAACAGAGCATGAGAAACTtatgggacaatatcaaatggTCTAACATATATGTAGTTAGAGTctcagaacaaaaagaaagagagaatggggaagaaatatttttttaagataatggctgaaaattttccaaaattgttgaAAGACATTAATCCACAGACTCAAGAAACTTAGGGAACTCCAAGCAGGACAGacacaaagaaaatcaaaataccaTAGCATAATCAAACTGTtaacaaccaaaagaaaaagtaCTTCCTGATAACTGTGAATGTTTCAAACAAAACATGTTCAGGAATTTAATGGAGAAAATTAGAAGCCCTTATTGAAAGACACTATAAAAAGCCTAAATTAATAGAGACATAATATTTCACAACTTAGATAGCTCAGTATCttaaagatgtcaattctacACTAATTGTTTCCTAGAGTCATTGAAATTCCAgtcaaaaaactaacaaaattttTTCCAGAATCTGTTCAAAATTGTGcacatataaaaaaatattttgttagggACATAGATGTAGAtgacaaatatatcaataaagcaCAAATATAGGATAATGGTTAACTCTAAGAATATAGGAATTGCAAAAGGTAATgctaatattctatttttttatctgGATGGTAGTTATAGAGATGTTTGTTGCTTAttgctttttatacttttatatatttttaaaatattattttgctttctcaatatataataaaatcaagcattttaaaaggagagaaaacttaagaacagaaaaaatgcaaaaactaAATCAGCTAAAAatcctagaaaataaaatatttgaaaattacatatcctataaaatattttttcagaatatgtaaagaactctcaaaactcaataaaaagaaacaaaacaacctaataacaaaatgagcaaaagatttgaactgACACTTCACCAAAAAAGTTACACATGTAacaaataagcacaagaaaatggatagatattagagaaatgcacattaaaatcacaataaaatactGCTACACACATTTCAGAGTGTCTAAAATTAAAACGATTGACCATAATGATTGCTGATGAGGAACAAGGGTTGGCAGCTGAAGCtattgtacactgctggtgggaatgtaaaatggtaatacAACCCCTTTGGAAATAAttgggcagtttcttaaaaagtttaatGCACCACAGGATCCAAGCACTCCACACCTAGGTATttacctagaagaaatgaaaacatgtctacTCGAGGACTTATAagtaaatgttcacagcagctttatttgtggtagccaaaaactggaaaaaatccaAACGTCCATtgacaagtgaatggataaacaaattgtggtgtacTGGAATACTACTGGtatagtggaatactactcagcaataaaagcaATTAACTATTGAAACTCTGAAAAACATGAATGATTATGGATGATTCTCCAAataattatgccaagtgaaagaaaacagacaaaaatgaatatatattgtattattccTTTTGTAAAAAACTCTAGAAACTGTTAATATGTAGTAAGAGTATATCAGTACTAGAACAGggcaagaggaagagagacagggaGTGGTATTAAGAAGGGATTACAAAGATACAAAGatgcacaaggaaacttttggggatgatggatATGTCCAttatcttgattttggtgatAGTTTCATATGGGTGCACATGTATGATAAAACAtcaaattgcacactttaaattagtacagtttattatatgtcaattatacctcaataaagtaaataaagaaataaacaaacaatgctttttaggagaaaaaaaggctaaaggaaaatagatattttttaaaagagatagaGCAACTGAATCGTATGTGATGAAACCAAAGAGGTGGACAAGGGCTAGATCTTGGAGGACTTCccaagttaaaaattattttgcaaatataGATACAAATGGCAGACCACCCATTTCTGGCAACAGATCATCCCCAAATCTTCGATGTTCCTTCAGCCCTATCTTCCCCGATAGCTATTGCTCACTTGGTAATTGGGCGCCATCTAACTGGAAGACTCCTGGAATCACTGCTGATATCCTGGAAGGTTCACCCAGTCCTCCCCTTCCACTCCCCCCCCTCCCCTGTTGCCCTCACTCAGGATCCTCACCATCAATATTTAAACTGAAGCCACACCGCCTCATGATGGCTTGATATGCCAGCTATCACAAAGACAAATTTGGACCTCACACACAGGACGAGAACTCCAGCCTGCTAGCTGCACAGACATTCCTCACTCATTTCAATGATGAGACCCATATTTTACCTGCTGACGTTTGTGGAACCCCACTTGTCACATTATAGCAGTTTACTGCACATCCAGTCTTCAACCATTTCTCACCACTTCCATTGTTACTACCCTGGTCCAAACCACCATCATTTCTGACCCGGATTGTTACATTGGCCTATAACTGATTTCCCTCCTTCTGCCTTTATCCACTTTCAGTCTATTCTCAATAGAGTAACCAGAGTGATTCTGGCTCTCCTCTCCTCAAAACCCTCCTGTGATTTCTCATCTCACACAGAGTACAGCCAGAGCCCTTACAATAGCCTACAAGGCACCCCCGCAGTCTGGACTCCATtatttctctgacctcatcttcgATTATTCTTCCACTGGTTCACTCCACTCAGGCCGTCCTGGCCTCTTTGCTATTCCTCAGACGCACCAGGCATCGTCCAAATGTAACCAtaagtggggtccggctgctcgccgctcaaaagccaataaagctAATAAAGAGCAAGCTTGGCGGAaaggaaagtttattttattttggatgctggcaacTGGGGGGTTTCAGTATTTTCAAGATAGCTCGCAGGATATgcctcagaatattatctatagcccttgaggaggaactaaaggtccttgactatgcttaatgatgaaactattattatttagttttgttggactgttttcctttgtttctgcattttctcacttctctgattaagcTTAtcctttggctaaagtttttccacag from Balaenoptera acutorostrata chromosome 15, mBalAcu1.1, whole genome shotgun sequence encodes the following:
- the DEFB123 gene encoding beta-defensin 123, whose product is MKLLLLTLAALLLLFQLTPGSTLRCWNLHGKCRQKCFKKERVYVYCTNNKMCCVKPKYQPKSLPWKV